The DNA region AGTACAAATAGGGCTAATACTCCAGACAGCAGCATTTCGGCCAACGCCACAGGCAAATCATCCTGGGCCTGATTGTCCCTTTGACTGCCAACACGGGATTGCCAATACTCATGGCAACTTGACGCTACCCGCACGGATTAAGGAATAACCCTTTGAAGCTGGAACTCAAGAACAGCTTGTCGGTGAAGTTGCTCCGGGTCGTGCTCCTGTCGGCATTGATCGTCGGCGTAGTCTTGAGCTGCGCGCAGATTGTTTTCGATGCCTATAAAACCCGTCAGGCGGTTGCCGGCGACGCCGAACGCATCCTCGACATGTTCCGCGACCCCTCGACCCAGGCGGTTTACAGCCTCGATCGGGAGATGGGCATGCAGGTGATCGAAGGCCTGTTCCAGGACGACGCCGTGCGCCAGGCCTCCATCGGCCATCCCAACGAAGCCATGCTCGCGCAGAAATCCCGCGATCTGCAGCATTCCAACAGCCGCTGGCTGACCGACCTGATCCTCGGCCAAGAGCGCACCTTCACCACCCAACTGGTGGGGCGCGGCCCGTACAGCGAGTATTACGGCGACCTGAGCATCACCCTCGATACCGCGACCTATGGCGAAGGCTTTATCGTCAGCTCGGTGATCATCTTTATCTCCGGCGTGCTGCGTGCCCTGGCCATGGGCCTGGTGTTGTATCTGGTCTATCACTGGCTGCTGACCAAACCGCTGTCGCGGATCATCGAGCATCTCACCGAGATCAATCCGGACCGGCCCAGCGAACACAAGATTCCGCAACTGAAGGGCCACGAGAAAAACGAGTTGGGGATCTGGATCAACACCGCCAATCAGTTGCTCGAATCGATCGAACGCAACACCCATCTGCGCCACGAAGCGGAAAACAGCCTGCTGCGCATGGCCCAGTACGATTTCCTCACCGGTCTGCCCAACCGCCAGCAATTGCAGCAGCAACTGGACAAGATTCTGGTCGACGCCGGCAAGCTGCAACGCCGGGTCGCGGTGTTGTGTGTGGGGCTGGATGATTTCAAAGGCATCAACGAGCAGTTCAGCTACCAGACCGGGGACCAACTGTTGCTGGCACTGGCCGATCGCCTGCGCGCGCATAGCGGTCGCCTCGGCGCCCTCGCCCGTCTGGGTGGCGACCAGTTCGCGCTGGTGCAGGCCGATATCGAACAACCCTACGAAGCGGCGGAACTGGCGCAAAGCATCCTTGATGACCTCGAGGCGGCGTTCGCCCTCGATCATCAGGAAATCCGCCTGCGCGCGACCATCGGCATCACCCTGTTCCCGGAGGATGGCGACAGCACCGAGAAGCTGTTGCAGAAGGCCGAGCAGACCATGACCCTGGCCAAGACCCGTTCGCGCAACCGTTATCAGTTCTACATCGCCAGCGTCGACAGCGAGATGCGTCGCCGCCGCGAACTGGAAAAAGACCTGCGCGATGCCTTGCTGCGCGACCAGTTCTACCTCGTCTATCAGCCGCAGATCAGCTATCGCGACCACCGCGTGGTCGGCGTCGAAGCGCTGATTCGCTGGCAACATCCGGAGCACGGTCTGGTGCCGCCAGACCTGTTCATCCCGCTGGCGGAACAAAACGGCACGATCATCGCCATCGGCGAATGGGTGCTCGATCAGGCCTGCAAGCAATTGCGCGAATGGCACGATCAGGGCTTTGCCGATCTGCGCATGGCGGTCAACCTGTCGACGGTGCAACTGCACCACGCCGAGTTGCCACGGGTGGTCAACAACCTGATGCAGATGTACCGCCTGCCGCCGCGCAGCCTGGAGCTGGAAGTCACTGAAACCGGCCTGATGGAAGACATCAGCACCGCCGCCCAACACTTGCTCAGCCTGCGCCGCTCCGGAGCGTTGATCGCCATCGATGACTTCGGCACCGGCTATTCATCGTTGAGCTATCTGAAAAGCCTGCCACTGGACAAGATCAAGATCGACAAGAGCTTCGTTCAGGATCTGCTCGATGACGACGACGATGCAACGATCGTTCGCGCGATCATTCAACTGGGCAAAAGCCTTGGCATGCAGGTAATTGCCGAGGGCGTGGAAACGGCCGAGCAGGAAAGCTACATCATTTCCGAAGGCTGCCACGAAGGTCAGGGTTACCACTACAGCAAACCGCTGCCGGCGCGCGAGTTGAGCGTCTATCTCAAACAAGCACAACGCAGTAACGCGGCGATCCTTTAAAAGTCAAAAGATCGTCCGATCGCGGCCCGAGCCTGCGGCAGCTCCTACATGAATCGCATTCCCCTGTAGGAGCTGTCGAGTGAAACGAGGCTGCGATCTTTTGATCTGCGTAAATAAGAAATATTTCCAGCCACAACCCTTTACACATAATGCGAAAGATTTGCATTATGTCGCAGCTTTGCGCACCCCCGCGCCTGTCAATCAATCAACGAAGCAGGATGTTCGCCATGATTCGTATGCCTCTGGCTACCGCCAGTCTGCTGGCCATCGCTATTTCCCTCGCCGGTTGCGGCGAAGGCAAAGACAAGGCTGCCGCTCCGGCCGCACCGACACAAGCCGCCAGCACCACCGCACCTGCGGCGGCGCCTGCCGCTGCCGGTAAAGTCGACGAAGCCGCCGCCAAGGCTGTGGTCGCGCATTACGCCGACATGGTCTTCGCCGTCTACAGCGATGCCGAATCCACCGCGAAAACCCTGCAGACCGCCGTCGATGCCTTCCTCGCCAAGCCGAACGCCGACACCCTGAAAGCCGCCAAGGCTGCCTGGGTCGCCGCGCGCGTTCCGTACCTGCAGAGCGAAGTGTTCCGCTTCGGCAACACCATCATCGACGATTGGGAAGGTCAGGTTAACGCCTGGCCACTGGACGAGGGTCTGATCGACTACGTCGACAAATCCTACGAGCATGCACTGGGTAACCCGGGCGCCACCGCCAACATCATCGCCAACACCGAAGTTCAGGTCGGCGAAGACAAGGTCGACGTCAAGGACATCACCCCGGAAAAACTCGCCAGCCTCAACGAGCTGGGCGGCTCCGAAGCCAACGTCGCCACCGGCTACCACGCCATCGAATTCCTGCTGTGGGGCCAAGACCTCAACGGCACCGGCCCGGGCGCTGGCAACCGTCAGGCTTCCGACTATCTGGAAGGCGCCGGCGCTACTGGCGGGCACAACGACCGTCGTCGCGCGTACCTGAAGTCCGTGACCCAACTGCTGGTCAGCGACCTCGAAGAAATGGTCGGCAACTGGAAGCCGAACGTGGCTGACAACTACCGCGCCACCCTGGAAGCCGAGCCGGGCGAAACCGGTCTGCGCAAAATGCTCTTCGGCATGGGCAGCCTGTCGCTGGGCGAACTGGCGGGCGAGCGCATGAAGGTTTCGCTGGAAGCCAACTCCCCTGAAGACGAGCAGGATTGCTTTAGCGACAACACGCACAATTCGCACTTCTACGATGCCAAAGGCATTCGTAACGTCTATCTGGGCGAGTACACCCGCACTGACGGCACCAAAATGACCGGCGCCAGCCTGTCGTCGCTGGTGGCCAAGGCCGATCCGGCTGCCGACACCGCGCTGAAAGCCGATCTGGCCGCGACCGAAGCGAAGATCCAGGTCATGGTCGATCACGCCAACAAGGGTGAGCACTACGACCAGTTGATCGCGGCGGGCAACACCGCTGGCAACCAGATCGTCCGCGACGCCATCGCATCCTTGGTCAAGCAGACCGGATCGATCGAAGCCGCTGCCGGCAAACTGGGCATCAGCGACCTGAACCCGGACAACGCTGATCACGAGTTCTGATCACTTACGTCCGCTTCAAAAAAAGGCGACCTTCGGGTCGCCTTTTTCATGCATGCCAAACACAAACCCCTGCTTCAGGGTGTGTTCGATATCAGGTACACCACCCATCCCTGTGGGAGCGAGCCTGCTCGCGAAGGCTGTATCGGCCGCCACATTTTCAGCGCGTCGGACACCGCTTTCGCGAGCAGGCTCGCTCCCACAAGGTTTCCATGGTGTTCAAGGCTTGCGTCAAATCAAGCAAACGATAATTCCTCTTATTCAAACCCCCTCGCCCTGTTAGACTTTGCGCCTTTATTTTTGCCCGTCCGCAGGATGTCTGATGCCCTCGCTGCCTCTTCGCTTGTCCGCACTGTTGCTGGCCCTGGGCCTGAGTGCCTGCGATGACGCCCCGCGTTTCACCAAGGCCGAGCCCGGTGAAGCGCGTTCCGGCGGTGCGGCGACCGTGCGCAAGACTGATCAGAATGCGTT from Pseudomonas helmanticensis includes:
- a CDS encoding putative bifunctional diguanylate cyclase/phosphodiesterase; the encoded protein is MKLELKNSLSVKLLRVVLLSALIVGVVLSCAQIVFDAYKTRQAVAGDAERILDMFRDPSTQAVYSLDREMGMQVIEGLFQDDAVRQASIGHPNEAMLAQKSRDLQHSNSRWLTDLILGQERTFTTQLVGRGPYSEYYGDLSITLDTATYGEGFIVSSVIIFISGVLRALAMGLVLYLVYHWLLTKPLSRIIEHLTEINPDRPSEHKIPQLKGHEKNELGIWINTANQLLESIERNTHLRHEAENSLLRMAQYDFLTGLPNRQQLQQQLDKILVDAGKLQRRVAVLCVGLDDFKGINEQFSYQTGDQLLLALADRLRAHSGRLGALARLGGDQFALVQADIEQPYEAAELAQSILDDLEAAFALDHQEIRLRATIGITLFPEDGDSTEKLLQKAEQTMTLAKTRSRNRYQFYIASVDSEMRRRRELEKDLRDALLRDQFYLVYQPQISYRDHRVVGVEALIRWQHPEHGLVPPDLFIPLAEQNGTIIAIGEWVLDQACKQLREWHDQGFADLRMAVNLSTVQLHHAELPRVVNNLMQMYRLPPRSLELEVTETGLMEDISTAAQHLLSLRRSGALIAIDDFGTGYSSLSYLKSLPLDKIKIDKSFVQDLLDDDDDATIVRAIIQLGKSLGMQVIAEGVETAEQESYIISEGCHEGQGYHYSKPLPARELSVYLKQAQRSNAAIL
- a CDS encoding imelysin family protein; translated protein: MIRMPLATASLLAIAISLAGCGEGKDKAAAPAAPTQAASTTAPAAAPAAAGKVDEAAAKAVVAHYADMVFAVYSDAESTAKTLQTAVDAFLAKPNADTLKAAKAAWVAARVPYLQSEVFRFGNTIIDDWEGQVNAWPLDEGLIDYVDKSYEHALGNPGATANIIANTEVQVGEDKVDVKDITPEKLASLNELGGSEANVATGYHAIEFLLWGQDLNGTGPGAGNRQASDYLEGAGATGGHNDRRRAYLKSVTQLLVSDLEEMVGNWKPNVADNYRATLEAEPGETGLRKMLFGMGSLSLGELAGERMKVSLEANSPEDEQDCFSDNTHNSHFYDAKGIRNVYLGEYTRTDGTKMTGASLSSLVAKADPAADTALKADLAATEAKIQVMVDHANKGEHYDQLIAAGNTAGNQIVRDAIASLVKQTGSIEAAAGKLGISDLNPDNADHEF